The Pedobacter ginsengisoli region GCGGCAAAAAATTATAGCAACAATCTGCTTGTTCCGGTTCCGCAACCGCACATATTTTTAACTGCAGGAGTTTTAATTCCCATTACTTATGGATGGGCTTTAAAACCTGTTATGCTATTAAAAGATGATATAAAAGGGCCAACATCTCTTGATGTAAATGCCTTCCTCCTGCTTAACGAAAAGGTATGGATAGGCGGTTTTTACAGAACTACAGTTCCCTTATACAACAAAAAGTACCTGCAAAAAGACCTTACTAAAAAGAATGCACTGGGTATGATGTTCGAGCTTTTTGCTACAGACAACCTTAGGATAGGCTATTCATACGATTATTCCTTAAACAAATTACAGTACTACAATTACGGAAGCCATGAGTTTTCTGTGGGTATTTATTTAGGCCGAAAAGATATGAGAAAAATCAGATCATCCAGGTGTTACGATTTCTAACCGTATGCTTCAGGCATGGTTTTGTCCGTTTGGGCACTAAACATCTTTAATTCAAGCTTTCTACTATCCATTTTTGTGGAAACTCAATTCTATGAGAACCTGAGGTCCTTTTTGATAAAATAAAAGTTCTTCGACAATCATGAATATATTTGCACAAAATGAAAACGAAACTTCCTCTTAAAAGTTTAATAAAAATAAGCTGCTGTTTTTCTGTGGCGGTTAGTTTATTTTTGCTGCTTTCTGTTTTTATACAAGAGGGAGATCTGTATACATCCCTCATTAAATGTATGTTTTTTCTGGCTCTGCTGGGGTTAATATGCTTGTTAAATATCGGCTTATTAGTTGTTTGCAGCGACGAAAAATCGCCCACGATAAGTAAGTGCACCAAATGGTTTTATTTTGCAAGTTTTGTTATGAGTGCAGTAGTAATAATACTTATTTACTGGATTGGACAATACTTTACCTATCAGGGATTTATAGAAAAACAAGAAGCTTTTAAGGTTAGAGGTAATGTGGTTTACTTATATCTCAGTTTACAAGGATTCTTTATTAACGGAATCGTATTACTGCTACTAAACTTCATTATTGTACAGGATTTTAATAACCAGGTTCAGCTGGAAAACTCACGTTTAATAGCAGCAAGATCTCAGGCCGCTAACGAGTTACTTCTTCAACAGATTCATCCGCATTTTTTGTTCAATGCGCTTAACATATTAAAATCTTTAATTAAACGGAGCCCTGATAAAGCAGAAGATTATTTACTGCGCCTGTCCGATTTCTTGCGCGTCTCCATATCTGGTAATAAAAGTGGAATAGCTTCGCTTAATGATGAATTGAAATTATGTGCTGATTACCTGGAGATGCAAAAAGTAAGATTTGGAGAGGCATTGAGCTTTAACCTGGACATACAGGAGAAAGAAAGTCCCGGAATGGTACTTCCTGTTTT contains the following coding sequences:
- a CDS encoding sensor histidine kinase, translating into MSAVVIILIYWIGQYFTYQGFIEKQEAFKVRGNVVYLYLSLQGFFINGIVLLLLNFIIVQDFNNQVQLENSRLIAARSQAANELLLQQIHPHFLFNALNILKSLIKRSPDKAEDYLLRLSDFLRVSISGNKSGIASLNDELKLCADYLEMQKVRFGEALSFNLDIQEKESPGMVLPVFSLQPLLENVIKHNELTDAAPLNINIKQNGNWISVTNNIQLKSNLEHSTGSGLANLAERYNLLSGDEIDIRDDGFTFSVTLKILKHEDCNYRR